From Brassica rapa cultivar Chiifu-401-42 chromosome A06, CAAS_Brap_v3.01, whole genome shotgun sequence:
TTGTTGGTAACGATTATACAAgagtagtattttttttttttttgcaaacaaattaaatatgtatttaacaTGTTTTAGTAAACTCTTTGAGATAAAATTAAACACTTTTTAACTTTGTTGGCCACATATGTATTAGAAAATGTTATACATCTCTATGGTGTTCCTTTATTACATTTGATTAGTTCATCGTAAATTTCTTTATAGTTAAAGTCTTTGGATTTATTGtaagttaaaaacaaaacaaaaaatgtagCAGAGGATGATCGGTTAAGTCTCACGAGAGATCCATTCTTCAAGCTCTCACATGTTTCCCATTTTATCTTCTCCGTTCTCTCGTGTTTCTTCACAGATGGAGACGTTTACTCAATCATCGAAACACAatcttctctttttatttttggacGTATTACTtattacaatatttatatttttttgtcagcatatttatatattatctatATGTGTGTATAGAAATGCCGTAGTATATCTTTTTTGAAGGACATTGCCTCAACAATTGTGTAACTGGAATTTAATACgtatacaaaaagaaaacaattgaaTTTGATTCTGATGGCAATTCACTTCAACTACTCAGCAAATGTCAAATAGTGTACATTTAATCATATGCATTACTAGCGATCATACAATAgaaaaaaggagaagaaaagGCGTTACAAAAGATGTCAGAGAATTCTTTTAGGAATTAATGGTCAAGTTTATATTAAGGAAATAACTTCACAAAATGTCAGAAAgttaaaaactaatattatCTGGCCGAAAGCTATAAGTATAGCTGCATGTATAAAGGAGTATATAATATCTAGTCTACGTATAAAGATTGGTGCAGCGCATACACAGAGAAAAAAACTTACCACAACAATAGAAACAAGACACACATAACAAATTCTATCCGATTTGTTCAGTCATAGATGTTCTGTCTTTTCTGCCACTTCATAATaatctcccccccccccccccccccccccaaaaaaaaccATCTACCTCAAATTGAAAATGATGATAATCCTACACGCccggtttaattttaaaactattctTCATATGCATAACCATTAATAGCCATTCTCCCAACATTTACTGTTGAAGGTAATTAACAAGGAACAAAACTAAATAGGAATTTTCAAATAGAAAACTAAAAATCTATGATAGAATTAGACGTTCTAACCTCACCACTTTATATCTACGAGTTATCAAAGGagcttataaaaatatagattctCTCGAAAGTAACAGGCGTATAAAATTTATTACGGACTTTCTAATATATTTGTTCAAAGCAAGAAAGAGACATGACACAAAAtgactcaaggtaaaaaaaatagcAGTTTCATTAAAGATATTGGTCAAATGTAATATCGTTATCAAACGTTGTAGAGCCATCAGCCATACACTATACCACCTGATTTACCCGCCATGTTCCCATTTATTCCGGCCGTAATTTGATCTGACTTTTCATTAACTGTTTGACATTTATGTTTATGAGCTCTGTCCGAGATCATAATTATCTACGAGGGATCTTGTAACAAGAGAACAGAAGAGAGGAAATGAAACATGTGAGTGAAGCTAATCACGAGAACTGAAAAGGATAGAGAGCTGATTCGCGGAAGCCCATTAGTATTTATTTGGGCTTTGTTCTGAGAATAGCCTAAAGATGGGCTATATACTTATATGGGTCTAGGACTATCGAAAGAGACTACCTATGTGGACCCTCTGGTGGCTATTCGGACCATACCAATCAACATTCCACCTATCATAAGTTGAACAATACTATGGACGCTTTTTATTAAACCTTAGTCGTCAAACTTTATGACAAAAACACATTTACATCTTTTTCTACAACATTTcattgaaattgaaaaaaaactgCTACTGAAAATGACTAATTCGAACATAACCcataagaagaaagaagagacagagagaagacAAAGGAACATCCAATTTGACAAAAAGCTTTCTATCATGAgaactttattattttttcacatTCTCGTCTCCAAAACGAATACGTAACAAAAGAGTTTTTTTCACAACtacatatataaagaaaaacagTTAAAAAATGCAGGGATTAACGATAATCCCACAAAGAATAGACACACTTCAAGAGCATAAacaattataacaaaaataaaacaagagaGCACAGAGATAGTAAGTGTAAGAACTTAAGAGTTAATCTCAAATCTTAAGCTAACGACCAAATTCCTTACTCGAGAACGTTATCGAAGCTCTACTAGAGTTAACcgaaggaggagaagaagaagaagccgagtTGTAATACGTAGCAACAGGCCTCTTCAACGGAAGATTAGCAGGCAATGGTGACTCCAACTTCATAACTTGTATCGCTTGTTTTATCGATGGTCTCGAACTTTTATCAGGATGACCACACCATAACCCCAAAACTAGAAGACACTCGGCTTCTTCTATATTAAAATCATCACCAAGTTTCTCATCTACACCTAAACTCAACAGCTCTTTCTTCCCATAAAGCTCCCACACTTTCTCCACAAGACTCTTCTCATCACTCTccgaatcatcatcatcactgttcccttcctcttcttcatcttctttcctTCTCTCCAACGATTTTCTCCCCGAGACAATCTCTAGTAACACTATCCCAAAGCTATACATATCAGATTCTTTACTTGCACAACCTGTCATAACATACTCGGGTGCCATGTATCCAAACGTTCCAGCTAATCCTGTTTTATGAGAATCAAGCTTATGACTCATAACCCTAGCAAGCCCAAAGTCACCTAACTTGACGTTGAAGTCGCCGTCAAGCATTATATtacttgccttgatgtctctaTGTAGTACACACTGATCCCATTCCTCATGGAGATAAAGTATCGCAGAGGCTAGACCAAGAGCTATCTTGTACCTTGTGTCCCAAGATAGTGTCCCTTCCCTTTTACCAAAGAGGTGAGAGTTCAAGCCACCGTTTGGCATTAACTCATATATAAGCAAGAACTCGTTTTCTTCATTACACCAACCAATGAGTTGCACTAGGTTTCGATGTCTTAACTTGCTGATGACTTTAACTTCGTTTAAGAACTCTTTCTTTCCCTGCCTTGAGCCGCAAGATAGTTTCTTCACCGCGACCATCTTGTTGATTTGTTTTAAGTTCCCACTATACACCGCACCAAAGCCTCCTTCACCTAGCTTCCTTTGGTGTGAGAATCCGTTTGTTGCTGACACAAGATCCTTGTAAGAAAACTTTCTTGGTCCTCCTGTTTCCTTTTCTAGGTCTTCGtttattgatgatgatgataccaTGTTTGTTATCTCTCTTGAATTCCTCTTCCTCGACCAAACCACAACGGTCGAGATGACAAGAACCGTCACTAGAACAAAGACAGCAACCGCAATGCCAATAACCAGTCCTGTCTTGTTGTCGGCTTTCTCGGGATCTAGACTTGAACTAAGCTCCCAAGACAAGAGTCTATGTTCACCTGTGTTTAATCCAGCAGCTGCTATAAACCCTAACATAACTTCTGATGGTAGAACCTTAGCTAGGTCAATGATGTAAGAAAGGCTTGAACTCTCATCATCAGAGGCTGTTAGCTCATAACCCCAAGACACACTCAAGTTCTTGTTAACAGAATCATAAGAGACACGTGCATGACCAATATCTTGACTATGCAAACTTGCGTTCCAAGAAGTGTAGTTAGAAGATTCAAGAGAATTATTATTGATCCCGACATGAGATGCAACGTCCCTAGGATCCCAACCCGGGTTGCTAAACGTGTCAAACTCGATATGAACGAGGTCAAAAGAAGATTTGTAATCAATATTTGGACCGAAGAGACCCAAGAAACCAGAAGGAGTGTATGCAGGGAGTGGAGCTCCCACAGGAGCAAGAAAGAAACATATACCATGACTATCTTCTGAGAGGTTACGAGCATCGATTTTGAAAGAGAAGCTGGTGTTGAAATCTG
This genomic window contains:
- the LOC103873996 gene encoding L-type lectin-domain containing receptor kinase IX.2, with amino-acid sequence MANSILFISLFILFPFVVDSLYFNITSFQPDDPSQNIVYHGDAAADEDGTVNFNSAARTSQVGWITYSKEVPIWSRRTGNASDFNTSFSFKIDARNLSEDSHGICFFLAPVGAPLPAYTPSGFLGLFGPNIDYKSSFDLVHIEFDTFSNPGWDPRDVASHVGINNNSLESSNYTSWNASLHSQDIGHARVSYDSVNKNLSVSWGYELTASDDESSSLSYIIDLAKVLPSEVMLGFIAAAGLNTGEHRLLSWELSSSLDPEKADNKTGLVIGIAVAVFVLVTVLVISTVVVWSRKRNSREITNMVSSSSINEDLEKETGGPRKFSYKDLVSATNGFSHQRKLGEGGFGAVYSGNLKQINKMVAVKKLSCGSRQGKKEFLNEVKVISKLRHRNLVQLIGWCNEENEFLLIYELMPNGGLNSHLFGKREGTLSWDTRYKIALGLASAILYLHEEWDQCVLHRDIKASNIMLDGDFNVKLGDFGLARVMSHKLDSHKTGLAGTFGYMAPEYVMTGCASKESDMYSFGIVLLEIVSGRKSLERRKEDEEEEGNSDDDDSESDEKSLVEKVWELYGKKELLSLGVDEKLGDDFNIEEAECLLVLGLWCGHPDKSSRPSIKQAIQVMKLESPLPANLPLKRPVATYYNSASSSSPPSVNSSRASITFSSKEFGR